A window from Kovacikia minuta CCNUW1 encodes these proteins:
- a CDS encoding chlorophyll a/b-binding protein, whose product MTDTTKVTAPVVETDRNAWKFGFTPQAEIWNGRLAMIGFLSAILIELFSGQGLLQFWGLL is encoded by the coding sequence ATGACTGACACAACTAAAGTGACTGCTCCCGTAGTAGAGACCGATCGGAATGCCTGGAAGTTTGGCTTTACCCCCCAAGCTGAAATCTGGAATGGTCGTCTGGCAATGATTGGTTTTCTGTCTGCAATTCTGATTGAGCTGTTCTCAGGGCAAGGTTTATTGCAATTCTGGGGGCTGCTGTAG
- a CDS encoding FKBP-type peptidyl-prolyl cis-trans isomerase produces MAHAKSGDTVKVHYTGKLEDGTEFDSSRDRDPLEFTIGEGNIIPGFEKAVVGMSLGESKTEIIPTEQAYGPYQEEMVVTIDRKQMPAEIAPEVGQQLHIQQPNGQVLPVIITDVSDATVTLDANHPLAGENLTFDIQLVEIE; encoded by the coding sequence ATGGCACATGCGAAAAGCGGTGATACCGTCAAGGTTCACTACACCGGCAAACTAGAAGATGGCACCGAGTTTGACTCCTCCAGGGATCGAGATCCCTTAGAGTTTACGATCGGAGAAGGCAATATTATCCCCGGCTTTGAAAAGGCAGTCGTTGGGATGAGCCTGGGTGAGTCCAAAACAGAAATCATTCCGACAGAGCAGGCTTATGGTCCCTACCAGGAAGAAATGGTAGTCACCATTGACCGTAAACAAATGCCCGCTGAAATTGCGCCTGAGGTGGGTCAGCAACTTCACATCCAACAGCCCAATGGTCAGGTGCTTCCAGTCATTATTACTGACGTTTCTGATGCAACCGTAACCCTGGACGCCAATCATCCTCTGGCAGGCGAAAATCTCACCTTCGACATTCAGTTGGTTGAGATTGAGTAG
- a CDS encoding DMT family transporter, producing the protein MSLSFLTDFRGEFAALGAALIWAVAAVVYTGVGRQLSPLVLNLVKGGIAIALLLFTLMLRGELFPVVSSTAVLLLSFSGGIGIGIGDTAYFSALNRLGARRTLILESLAPPLSALFAMVFLQERLTAQAWCGIFLTILGVVWVVAERVPDVIQPQIQPLRGILYGLLAALCQASGAVLSRAALAGTDISPLWSAAIRIIAGMVVLLPWIAVQQHPLQELKFLRSRRLVVTIAGTAFASTYLGIWLQQTSLKYAATGIAQSLTSTSPLFVLPIAIAMGERISLRSLAGVLLAIGGIWLLFSR; encoded by the coding sequence ATGTCCTTATCTTTTCTGACTGACTTCCGTGGTGAATTTGCTGCCCTCGGTGCGGCATTGATTTGGGCAGTAGCGGCTGTGGTTTACACAGGTGTGGGACGGCAGCTTTCGCCATTGGTGCTGAACCTGGTCAAGGGAGGGATTGCGATCGCCCTGCTGCTGTTCACCCTGATGCTTCGGGGTGAACTGTTTCCAGTCGTGTCCTCAACTGCGGTCTTGCTCCTGAGCTTCAGTGGGGGAATTGGGATTGGGATTGGGGACACCGCCTACTTTTCAGCCCTGAATCGTTTGGGGGCAAGACGAACATTGATTTTGGAGTCCCTGGCTCCTCCCCTATCAGCGCTATTCGCAATGGTTTTTCTCCAGGAACGTTTGACAGCGCAGGCCTGGTGCGGCATTTTCTTGACCATTCTGGGTGTTGTTTGGGTTGTGGCTGAGCGGGTGCCCGATGTCATTCAACCTCAGATTCAGCCGTTACGGGGAATTCTGTATGGGTTACTCGCAGCACTCTGTCAGGCAAGCGGTGCCGTTCTTTCAAGGGCAGCATTGGCAGGGACAGATATCAGCCCTCTATGGAGTGCAGCCATTCGTATCATCGCTGGAATGGTGGTGCTGCTGCCGTGGATTGCCGTTCAACAACACCCGCTCCAGGAACTCAAGTTTCTACGTTCCCGGCGGTTGGTGGTAACGATTGCTGGGACTGCCTTTGCCAGTACTTATTTGGGGATCTGGCTCCAGCAAACCTCACTCAAGTACGCTGCCACAGGCATTGCTCAATCGCTGACCTCAACCAGTCCGTTGTTTGTTTTACCGATCGCCATTGCAATGGGCGAACGAATTAGCCTGCGTAGTTTAGCTGGAGTTCTGCTGGCGATCGGTGGAATCTGGTTACTGTTTAGCCGTTAA